tgtctccattttatatgggccaagatATGAGTGATATCATGTTAAGTATtggaatgaatataggtagctcagCCTTGGGGGTTTTCCTTAATGctctaatgactattcaatctcacttagagaagattagttcatgtggtgagagtagtaggaggtcctagtcttggttatctccattttatatgggccaaggtgagtgataacggactaaccttgtggtgGTAGGGTGGAACCCATAGCAattggctttgcaaagcagtagaggccaccacaagtgcataacccgccatagctcgatattcgttccaagtccggacgagtctaagtcTAACATCACTTAATAAAACCACAActcataacttaattaaattgttCTTCCATGCTTGTAATTCTTGAATGCCTCTTTTAGTTTGATAATCTCTTAGTTAACTTGTTTGCTGCctgttttgtatgtgtttgttttcttttgcaatgatcatcctaattggatgtgagcagaggtttCAGAGGCCCCTTTGGAGCAAATACTAGATGGCCCAGATATCCCATACACTGTTGATGCTGCAGAGTAGTGTAGCTTAATTATTACCTATTGTATATAACTTAGTCTTCattccttctcttctttttgaaagactctataACAATATGTAGAGCTTTTAATTCCCTTTTATTTTTGGATGACTATATCTTATAATACTTCATCATACTTTTACTCTTAACTGCTTCACTTTATTACACATGATGCATTCCACATGATATagacatacatatatttttgggatgttacatggAGGGAGTGTAACACCCCATATTTTTGGATTGTCACATGTTTACAAAAACTTTTTATCGCTTAATTCTGATACCATTGTGAAATAGAGTTTAAATAAAACCTTCCatttattataactaaattttgaaactttATAAATCAAATGCAACTATGAAGTGTTCATAAAAATTCTATTACAAAGCTATTAGCATTGAAATCAAAATCCCCAAAGTTCTCCCATGTATCTCGCTACTCAACTTCGCTTTATCTATACCTGTAACTACATCTACtctcgtacaagtacgatcattgcAGGTGGAAACCACGACCACAACATGCAAGGGTTagctaacataaaaaaaatcatataacatACATAAGTATTCAACATCAACTTAGAATAAGATTTATGAATAGTACATATCATTGCACTCATACACACAACCTTTACATGACGACACACCAAATCATTAAATACCCGCACTATCAGAATTCCCAGTCACCAGCATATATAACCACAAAAGGATTTCACTAAAGTAACCAATTCACACCCAACCTCATTCGGTCGTTCACTAACTCTTTCCCCAATTTAATTGAAACCATTTACTAAACATTGAATTACCATCGGTTACTCATATACAACACAAGGTCGAGTGTCACTCCCCAACACTCTTTGAAAGAGCTTCGCCGGGCTAGTACACTTTACTGCACCATTACATAATGACATCTCCCACCACTCTTTGGAAGGCTTCACTGGCAAGTACACcacttcccaccactctcttagaGCTTCCCTAGGCAAGTATCTACTTTCCACCACCCTCTTGGGCTTCACCGGACAAGTATACACCTCCCACCACTCTGTTCTAAGAGAGCTTCACCGGGCAAGTACTAGTGCTACTTCCACCACACTTCGAGGAGTTTCACCGGGCATCACAAACATAAACCCAAttccaaaataattaacaatattaTACTCATACAATCAAACGATAAACCCTTATGTGATAAACATTCTCGAAACAATGATAAATCAATCATCAAACTAATGacaagtcaaccaaaataaaaaaaaaaagaaaataataactagcaccaaatcaattaaaataaaataatttcaatatatccACCCAAATGTCCATGCCACCTTCAAAAGCCTACGAGTCTATACACATGAAAGAAAATAAGTCCATCTAAAATGCATACACGACGCCTATCCAAAGTTGTCCATAGCTTCATCCCCATTATGTATAAAACCCAATCCATGGTTCATTACTTTTATGCGAACAGAAAATAAGCAAAAACCTTATATATACCTAGCAACATATACTCATAGGTTAACTTCTCCTTACCTGAACTCCAGATGTTTGTTAATGACTTGTAAATCCTTTCCAGTCTAAGATCTTCCTTTCTTCGTTGGTGCACTCTTCTTGCTCTATGGTTCCACAACAATtgactagggtttgtgtttctctGTCCTACGACTGTCGTAGAAGTGCCCCTTTTCTTTCTCACTTAACCTAAAAGAATGCGTTTTTAAAATCCCCTCCTCTAACCCTCGTATAATACTCTCTTCTCTTACGTAAAAGGATGCCAaatattcatgtttttatttttctctcccaAACCACTTTTTCTCACGTAaccatacattaaaaaaaacttccCCTCTCTCCTCCCATTACTTCAAGTACGGCCCACTTCACCTAAATCAccactttttaattatattatatatttttttttcgtgaGCCCCACATTACACAAtccaaaattaaattgattagaATTGGCCACTGTGTTTCAAATCTATGCCCTCCAATTAGCCCTATTCACACTTTCATAAATTACAACTAAACCAATTCAATTAATTGATATAATAGTACTAGCGTAAACCTTTCTTTATGTAAAtctcaattattaaaattaaaatgattattaaataagttttcatACAATCCTAAATTTTTTATCACCCAATAAataccataaataaatatttaatattagaaattctaaaaaaaaaaaatatatttttattttatcttgatcTTACAGAGAGCAACATCCTCAATTCAAGCTTCTACGTTTCGGCCCAAACATATGGTGAAAGTATGGAGGGGACTTTTATCGATAACTCCAATGTTTCTCCTTAAGCTTCTAAGGTTTCTCTTTACCTCCAAGTTCAcagttttttccttttcctttttaccaaaacgtatttttttatcattgctTATTAACTGAATCATACACCTTCCAAGTTTTTATgcgttttttcttcttttctaatatCTCTTTGCATAtagcaaattttgaaatctaatttaGAAAACTCATTGCATTTTGAAATCCAGTTTAAGAAATCATTGAaattcaaaatccaatttatgAACTTATCAgactttaaaattcaatttaaaatatttaaattatgtttgacTTCGACTCGAACAAACCCTCAGTTAAGGGCAAGAAAAGTTTGTAAGGGTCAATCaatgtattttaaaagtattatctGTTTTGGACAGTTATGATTTTgtccttaaaaaaaattttaaggaTGAAAAAGTATTTAACCTGTACTTGATCTTGACTCTTAACCAATATAAGATTATTGAGTGTAGTGAAggaattcttaatttaaaagaaaaataaatttaactcagttttcgttttttttttttgtcatgtaTTTATACACAACAAAATGTGTTTCCAGCAagattacttttaataaaacacCAGGGGTGCAGAAATGAATAAAAGGAACGTGAAAATGACAATGACCCACTAGGAGATAACATTGAAGCACATACCAAACAAGTCCATTCCATCTACcactacttttatttttgtaattttaaaaaataattgactaACATTATTAAACTACGAATAAAATGAATATCTTGGAAAATATATTGCTAATGtttcaatttcttatatttttttgacacgtctaaattttttatacttatttgaCATCAttcttagttattttttattatttctttttttaaaaaaatacaaaaagttatatttttattatttttttcttaaaagatacaaaaaaattatatttttaagacaattttatctttatatttatattctggCTGTAAATATGTTATTTCTATTTCCAAAATCATACATTTTAAAACGGAATATCTTCAAAAGAAATCTATTTGAAAAAACTTGAAGTAATGAACACAATTTTGAGCCACAAGCAAGGATTCAGAAATCGACTTGGCACTTGGTGGACTCAAACGCAGTCGCAGCCACCGTTTTCCCATCGGAATCAGTGAAAGGAACGTTGAGCTCGCACGTGGCTCTGGCATTGAAGTGCCCAGAAATATAATCCCCAAGCCTGAATCTGATACGAAACTTGATTTTTATATCAATAGGGAACACCCCATCATTGCTATCTTCATTGAAGTCAGAAACCTGGTTTCGATCGAACACCATCACATGTTGTCCCGAGAAAACCGCGCTGAAAAGGTTGGTGCTCTTCTTGTCCTGAAGGTAGGAATTCCATGGCATGTTGACTTTGCTGGTGGAAAACCTAACGCCGCCGTAGAGTGCGTTGGCCCGAACGACGTCGTAGTAGATCTTGAGCTTCTTGTTAGGGTTGCTTGCTGTGATGTTGAGTACGAGATTGTAGCTGAGGGTGGTGGTGTTGGCGGCGTAATCGA
This genomic interval from Vigna radiata var. radiata cultivar VC1973A chromosome 8, Vradiata_ver6, whole genome shotgun sequence contains the following:
- the LOC106770023 gene encoding NDR1/HIN1-like protein 10, which encodes MAETQPQPNIPATNDVVSAPTKEHLGTRCGYCLCKTFWIFLVLVIILVMLVILVLYIIITPRSFRFHVTDAKLTQFDYAANTTTLSYNLVLNITASNPNKKLKIYYDVVRANALYGGVRFSTSKVNMPWNSYLQDKKSTNLFSAVFSGQHVMVFDRNQVSDFNEDSNDGVFPIDIKIKFRIRFRLGDYISGHFNARATCELNVPFTDSDGKTVAATAFESTKCQVDF